CCGGCGAAGCCATTGACCGCCCGTTGTGCCGAATCCACGCCACCACCGAGGCCGCCGCGGATGCAGCAGCGGAACAATTGGCGGGGGCATTTGAGATTTCCGGTGAACGACCCGATCTTGAGCCATTGATTTGTGGAATGTTGTGAGGGTAAGGACGCGCTTTGCCCTCTTGACAGGGCTGAATAATACTGGCAATCTCCGCCGTTCCCCGATGTTTTCTGGGTATAAAGCGACATTTTTGACTGAATTTAGGCTGATTTCATGAAACGAACATTTCAACCCTCGAATTTGAAACGAGCGCGCCGTCACGGTTTTCGCTCGCGTATGGCTACTAAAGCGGGCCGCGGCATCATCAAGCGTCGCCGACAAAAGGGCCGCTCCCGACTCACCCCGGAACTCTGATGACCTCTGGGGCGCCGGCTCGGCTGCGGCTGACCCGTGCGATGCGCATCCGACAAGGACGCGACTTTGCGCGGCTCAAAAGCCAAGGCCGTCGGCTAGCACAGGGCGGGCTGGTACTCAACTGGCTCGAGCTTCCCGAAGGCGCCCCCTCCCGATTCGCTGTGATCACCACCCGCAAACTTGGCAACGCCGTTATCCGCAACCGCGCGCGACGGCTGCTGCGCGAATGCTTTCGCCTGCACCAACACGCTTTGCGCGTGCCGGTGGAGATGGTGCTCATCGCCCGGCGTTCCTTGGTGGGGAAATCCTTCGCGGGCACGGAAGTAGATTATTTGGCCATCCTGCATTCGGCAAAATTAATCTCAAACTCTTGAACCTACTGCAACACATTCTGCTCGCATTGCTGCGATTTTATCGCTGGGCCATTTCGCCGTTGCTGACCGCATTGGCGGGCGGCTCCATTTGCCGCTTTGATCCGAGTTGTTCGGAGTACGCGATGGAGGCGGTGAAAACGCATGGCGCGATTCGCGGCAGTTGGCTTACGTTACGGCGATTGGGCCGGTGCCACCCGTGGGGCGGTTGCGGGCATGACCCGGTGCCCCAAGTGCAGTTAAAAGCAAAGATTTAATCAATGGATCGTACCGGAAAAATTATTCTCGTTGTTTCAGTGTTGGCGATGATCTTTGGCATGCCGCTGGCGATGCGGCTGGGGCTGATCAAAATGAGCCCTGCGGTGGAGGATGTAAATGCCACGAGTACCCATTCGGTCACGCAAGCGGGAACCAACACGTTGGGCACCAATCAAGTGGTGCAAGCGGGCACCAACACGCCCGGGGTGGCCCCGACAAATTCGCCCACTATTTCGACCAACACGCCGGTTGCGACCAATCAGCCCACCCCGCCGGTGGTGGAGGTTCCGGCCGTGGAAGAATCGACGCTCACACTTTCCAGTGGCAAAGCAAAGTTTACCTTCACCTCGCTGGGCGGCGGCGTGAAACAGGTGGATTTGTTGAGCTATCCAAAGGAGATCGGCGAAGATGCTGCATCTGCTCCGGTGGCACTCAAGAATACCGGAAAACTGCTGCCCTTGCTGGCGTTGCAACCGAATATCGGCGAGCTGGGGCATGAGCCGGGTTCGCCGCGCCCTTATCAAACCAATTCGATCCCGCATGAGTTGGAACTGGTGGATGATCAGACCGTGCGCGCTACGGCCAATTTCCCCGGGGGCATGCAGGTGGTCAAAACATTCCGCCTCAAGGAAGATTATCAGTTGGAAGCCGAGGTGGTGCTGCGCAATGCCTCCGGCGCTTTCATGAAGGAGAGTGGTTTTTATTT
The window above is part of the Limisphaerales bacterium genome. Proteins encoded here:
- the rpmH gene encoding 50S ribosomal protein L34, producing MKRTFQPSNLKRARRHGFRSRMATKAGRGIIKRRRQKGRSRLTPEL
- the yidD gene encoding membrane protein insertion efficiency factor YidD → MQHILLALLRFYRWAISPLLTALAGGSICRFDPSCSEYAMEAVKTHGAIRGSWLTLRRLGRCHPWGGCGHDPVPQVQLKAKI
- the rnpA gene encoding ribonuclease P protein component; the encoded protein is MTSGAPARLRLTRAMRIRQGRDFARLKSQGRRLAQGGLVLNWLELPEGAPSRFAVITTRKLGNAVIRNRARRLLRECFRLHQHALRVPVEMVLIARRSLVGKSFAGTEVDYLAILHSAKLISNS